One Nonomuraea angiospora DNA segment encodes these proteins:
- a CDS encoding DUF47 domain-containing protein, protein MPPRLHEGGGAMKRLRRIRNLMTGRMDTALTEALLGQLRATKEGAWLAMAMIGGEVGRTGAHEEMRSIEHTGDEERAALIKELKTALVTPIDPEDLFRLSRAIDDVLDSLRDFVRESHLYRIPDQIRFTPLLDQVIVGIEALEKAVRDLASRPSAVVQDALEAKKVGGSIRRMYQYEISRIFSGEVTADALKTRELVRRLEIVGVAIADAADAIADGAMKR, encoded by the coding sequence GTGCCGCCCCGGCTCCACGAGGGCGGCGGGGCCATGAAGCGGCTGCGGCGCATCCGCAACCTCATGACCGGCCGCATGGACACCGCGCTCACGGAGGCCCTGCTCGGCCAGCTACGGGCCACCAAGGAAGGCGCGTGGCTGGCGATGGCCATGATCGGCGGCGAGGTGGGCAGGACGGGCGCGCACGAGGAGATGCGCTCGATCGAGCACACCGGCGACGAGGAGCGCGCCGCCCTCATCAAGGAGCTCAAGACGGCCCTGGTCACCCCCATCGACCCGGAGGACCTCTTCCGCCTGTCACGCGCCATCGACGACGTGCTGGACTCCTTGCGGGACTTCGTCCGCGAGTCCCACCTCTACCGGATCCCCGACCAGATCCGCTTCACTCCCCTGCTCGACCAGGTCATCGTCGGCATCGAAGCCCTGGAGAAAGCGGTCCGCGACCTCGCCTCCCGACCCTCCGCCGTGGTCCAGGACGCGCTGGAGGCGAAGAAGGTGGGCGGGTCGATCCGGCGGATGTACCAGTACGAGATCTCGCGCATCTTCTCGGGCGAGGTGACCGCGGACGCGCTGAAGACGCGGGAGCTGGTGCGCCGCCTCGAGATCGTCGGCGTCGCCATCGCCGATGCCGCGGACGCCATCGCCGACGGCGCCATGAAGCGCTAG
- a CDS encoding SDR family NAD(P)-dependent oxidoreductase — MTTPQHKIGSGFGARSTADDVLHGIDLSGKLAIVTGGYSGIGLETTRALARAGARVVVPARRREVAEEAVGGIGGVEVDELDLADLESVRRFAERFLATGRSVEIVIASAGIMACPETRVGPGWEAQFATNHLGHYALVNRLWPAVAQGRGRVVSVSSAGHRHAGIRWDDVQFERGYDKWQAYGQAKTANVLFAVQLDALGRDAGVRAFALHPGAILTPLQRHLPKEEMVAAGWIDEEGNALDPTFKTPEQGAATQVWAATSPQLAGMGGVYCEDCDIAEPTTQAAGPGVRDYAIDPEQAARLWALSAELTGVNAFG; from the coding sequence ATGACAACGCCACAACACAAGATCGGGTCGGGATTCGGGGCCAGGAGCACCGCGGACGACGTGCTCCACGGCATCGACCTCTCAGGAAAGCTGGCGATCGTCACCGGTGGCTACTCGGGCATCGGCCTGGAGACCACACGGGCGCTCGCCCGAGCCGGAGCGCGCGTCGTGGTGCCCGCGCGCCGTCGTGAGGTCGCCGAGGAAGCGGTCGGGGGCATCGGCGGGGTCGAGGTCGACGAGCTCGACCTCGCCGATCTGGAGAGCGTACGGCGCTTCGCCGAGCGCTTCCTGGCCACCGGCCGCAGCGTCGAGATCGTCATCGCCAGCGCCGGGATCATGGCCTGCCCGGAGACGAGGGTCGGCCCCGGGTGGGAGGCGCAGTTCGCCACCAACCACCTGGGCCACTACGCGCTCGTCAACCGCCTCTGGCCGGCCGTCGCCCAGGGCCGGGGACGGGTCGTGTCCGTGTCGTCGGCGGGGCACCGGCACGCGGGCATCCGGTGGGACGACGTCCAGTTCGAGCGGGGCTACGACAAGTGGCAGGCCTACGGGCAGGCGAAGACCGCCAACGTCCTGTTCGCCGTCCAGCTCGACGCGCTCGGCCGGGACGCCGGGGTGCGGGCGTTCGCGCTGCACCCGGGCGCCATCCTCACGCCTCTGCAGCGCCACCTCCCCAAGGAGGAGATGGTCGCCGCGGGGTGGATCGACGAGGAGGGCAACGCCCTCGACCCCACGTTCAAGACCCCCGAGCAGGGCGCGGCCACCCAGGTGTGGGCGGCCACCTCGCCGCAGCTGGCGGGCATGGGCGGCGTCTACTGCGAGGATTGCGACATCGCCGAGCCGACCACGCAGGCCGCCGGGCCCGGGGTGCGCGACTATGCGATCGACCCGGAGCAGGCCGCTCGGCTGTGGGCGCTGTCCGCCGAGCTGACCGGGGTCAACGCCTTCGGCTAG
- a CDS encoding TIGR03620 family F420-dependent LLM class oxidoreductase, translated as MDIGRVGVWHPMISKAPAEEARRAAATIESLGYGSLWVNEGLGSKEPLVMSAVLLAATRRIAVGTGIANLWVRDATAMAAGAAALGDAFPDRFLLGIGVSHAPLVTGRGHDYARPLAAMRTYLEAMDQADQTLPVPPTPAPRILAALRPKMLELSRDLADGAHSYFVPPEHTAQARRILGTGPLLIPEQAVVLESDPARAREIARAHMSHYLTLPNYLNNLRTLGFTDDDFAGGGSDRLADAIVAWGDADAITGRVRAHLDAGADHVVIQPLSPDTPDLAHALTQLTDLAQPLGL; from the coding sequence GTGGACATCGGGCGCGTCGGAGTGTGGCATCCCATGATCAGCAAGGCCCCCGCAGAGGAGGCGCGCCGGGCGGCGGCCACGATCGAGTCGCTGGGCTACGGCTCGCTCTGGGTCAACGAGGGCTTGGGCAGCAAGGAGCCGCTCGTCATGTCCGCCGTCCTGCTGGCGGCCACCCGGCGCATCGCGGTCGGCACCGGCATCGCCAATCTCTGGGTGCGCGACGCCACGGCCATGGCCGCGGGCGCGGCCGCGCTGGGCGACGCCTTCCCCGACCGGTTCCTGCTGGGCATAGGGGTCAGCCATGCCCCCCTGGTCACCGGCCGCGGCCACGACTACGCCAGGCCCCTGGCCGCGATGCGCACCTACCTGGAGGCCATGGACCAGGCCGACCAGACGCTGCCCGTGCCCCCGACCCCGGCCCCCCGGATCCTGGCCGCGCTGAGGCCCAAGATGTTGGAGCTCTCCAGGGACCTGGCGGACGGCGCCCACAGCTACTTCGTGCCGCCGGAGCACACCGCGCAGGCCCGCCGGATCCTCGGCACGGGCCCGCTCCTGATCCCCGAGCAGGCGGTCGTCCTGGAGTCCGACCCGGCCCGCGCCCGCGAGATCGCCCGCGCCCACATGTCCCACTACCTGACCCTGCCCAACTACCTCAACAACCTGCGCACGCTGGGCTTCACGGACGACGACTTCGCCGGCGGCGGCAGCGACCGCCTCGCGGACGCCATCGTGGCCTGGGGCGACGCCGACGCCATCACCGGGCGCGTGCGCGCCCACCTGGACGCGGGGGCCGACCACGTCGTCATCCAGCCCCTCTCCCCGGACACCCCGGACCTCGCCCACGCCCTGACCCAGCTGACCGACCTCGCCCAGCCCCTCGGCCTGTAA
- a CDS encoding ArsR/SmtB family transcription factor — translation MEHYTDVRSQSNRTRGLTHTSPLEVSLQAALDALGDPIRRRIVRELADVPDWTRACGTFSHLPVAKSTLSHHFSVLRNVGLLEQRDEGARRLNRLRQEEFDHRFPGLLALVLEEERQG, via the coding sequence ATGGAACACTACACTGATGTTCGATCGCAGTCGAACAGGACGCGCGGTCTGACGCACACATCCCCGCTCGAGGTCTCGCTGCAGGCCGCCCTCGACGCGCTGGGCGATCCGATCCGCCGCCGCATCGTGCGGGAGCTGGCGGACGTCCCCGACTGGACGCGCGCCTGCGGCACGTTCTCCCACCTGCCGGTGGCCAAGTCCACGCTCAGCCACCACTTCTCGGTGTTACGCAACGTGGGGCTGCTGGAGCAGCGCGACGAGGGCGCCCGGCGGCTCAACCGCCTGCGCCAGGAGGAGTTCGACCACCGCTTCCCCGGGTTGCTGGCGCTCGTGCTGGAGGAGGAGCGACAGGGGTAA
- a CDS encoding NUDIX domain-containing protein — translation MDAIEGQAGSSDRPAARVVCLDRDGRVLLMHWYDPVSRMDVWEPPGGGIDPGETALEAARRELGEETGLPGSAVLERFVEVERDFSWLGVRYVKTEPFFLATFEEARPEVDPGELTEEERAAYRGYTWAEELPDDVEPPELAKVIERLTTRRGGVTGPE, via the coding sequence GTGGATGCCATAGAGGGGCAAGCGGGCAGCAGCGACCGGCCCGCGGCCCGGGTCGTCTGCCTGGATCGCGACGGCAGGGTGCTGCTCATGCACTGGTACGACCCGGTCAGCCGCATGGACGTCTGGGAGCCGCCCGGCGGCGGGATCGACCCCGGCGAGACGGCGCTGGAGGCGGCCAGGCGGGAGCTGGGCGAGGAGACCGGGCTGCCGGGCTCGGCGGTGCTGGAGCGGTTCGTCGAGGTCGAGCGCGACTTCTCGTGGCTCGGAGTGCGATACGTGAAGACCGAGCCGTTCTTCCTGGCCACCTTCGAGGAGGCTCGGCCGGAGGTGGATCCCGGGGAGCTCACCGAGGAGGAGCGGGCGGCCTACCGTGGCTACACCTGGGCCGAGGAGCTGCCCGACGACGTGGAGCCGCCCGAGCTGGCGAAGGTGATCGAGCGGCTCACCACGCGACGAGGCGGCGTCACAGGTCCAGAGTGA
- a CDS encoding MBL fold metallo-hydrolase, producing MKFTVLGGCGAWPAAGEACSGYVVEAEGFRVLVDPGYATLPRLLGRMRADEVDAVLVTHGHPDHCADLNPLLRARALADVPAPALPVYAPPGALDAVLALDKPRMLAGSFVARDLAPGVPYEIGPFRLDVFDLPHHVPNAGLRLSAGGRVIAYTGDTGPSPELMALAEGADLLVAEATYPERVPEEDAPYLSSALDAGRTAASAGVARLLLTHLWPDTSPAPALLAAAKSYDGTLTAAAEGVTLDL from the coding sequence GTGAAATTTACTGTTTTGGGTGGATGTGGGGCTTGGCCTGCCGCGGGGGAGGCGTGCAGCGGCTACGTGGTGGAGGCCGAGGGGTTCCGCGTCCTCGTCGATCCCGGCTACGCCACGCTGCCGAGGCTCCTCGGGCGCATGCGGGCCGACGAGGTGGACGCGGTGCTGGTCACCCACGGCCACCCCGACCACTGCGCCGACCTCAACCCGCTGCTGCGCGCCCGCGCCCTCGCCGACGTCCCCGCTCCCGCCCTGCCGGTGTACGCGCCGCCGGGCGCGCTGGACGCCGTCCTGGCGCTGGACAAGCCGCGCATGCTGGCGGGCAGCTTCGTGGCGCGCGATCTCGCGCCCGGCGTGCCGTACGAGATCGGGCCGTTCCGCCTGGACGTGTTCGACCTGCCGCACCACGTGCCCAATGCCGGACTGCGACTGAGCGCCGGAGGCCGCGTGATCGCCTACACCGGTGACACGGGGCCGTCCCCCGAGCTGATGGCGCTGGCGGAGGGAGCGGACCTGCTGGTGGCCGAGGCGACATATCCGGAACGCGTCCCCGAAGAGGACGCGCCTTACCTGTCCAGCGCCCTGGACGCGGGCCGCACCGCGGCCTCGGCGGGCGTGGCCCGCCTGCTCCTCACCCACCTGTGGCCCGACACGTCCCCGGCGCCCGCGCTGCTGGCCGCCGCGAAGTCCTATGACGGCACGCTGACGGCGGCCGCCGAGGGCGTCACTCTGGACCTGTGA
- a CDS encoding TetR/AcrR family transcriptional regulator — protein MSTRGRQAEAARNDLRLLRAAHEVFTTQGFDAPVAAIAKATGVGMGSLYRRYRTKEELLQRLCVIAMERGVEAAEAGLAEPDPWEGLVSYIRACVGFRAGALAPVAGTIEVTDEMWRTARKGTDLADRLIARARAAGVLRGDVTTLDVSLLVEQFSRPAPGGEHPHVKERLLTIALDGLRAPGATELPGDPPSAEWYEGRWGSPS, from the coding sequence ATGAGCACACGCGGGAGGCAGGCAGAGGCCGCGCGCAACGATCTGCGGCTGCTGCGGGCCGCGCACGAGGTGTTCACGACGCAGGGGTTCGACGCGCCGGTGGCGGCCATCGCCAAGGCGACGGGCGTGGGCATGGGCAGCCTCTACCGCCGCTACCGCACCAAGGAGGAGCTGCTCCAGCGCCTGTGCGTGATCGCCATGGAGCGCGGGGTCGAGGCGGCCGAGGCGGGGCTGGCCGAGCCGGACCCCTGGGAGGGGCTGGTCTCCTACATCCGCGCGTGCGTGGGGTTCAGGGCGGGCGCCCTCGCGCCGGTCGCGGGCACCATCGAGGTCACCGACGAGATGTGGCGCACGGCGCGCAAGGGCACCGACCTCGCCGACCGGCTGATCGCCAGGGCGCGCGCGGCCGGCGTGCTCAGGGGCGACGTCACCACGCTGGACGTCTCGCTGCTCGTGGAGCAGTTCAGCCGCCCGGCGCCCGGCGGCGAGCATCCGCACGTCAAGGAGCGGCTGCTGACCATCGCGCTCGACGGCCTGCGCGCGCCGGGGGCGACCGAGCTGCCCGGCGACCCGCCGAGCGCGGAGTGGTACGAAGGGCGCTGGGGGAGTCCCTCCTAG
- a CDS encoding zinc-binding dehydrogenase: protein MRAVVLRRYGGPEALVVEEVPDPVAGPGQVLVEVSVAGITFVETQVRANRGPRQAELPAILGNGVAGTVAATGEGVDPALTGTPVVSTLGGHGGYAELAVASADDLIPIPGGLSPEFAVALLADGRTAVGLARAAAPEPGEWVLVEAAGGGVGSLLVQLATAAGARVVGAASSAAKRDLAASLGAELTVDYTDPGWTRLVRDATGGLDLVFDGVGGQVGAAAQGLLKDGGRLSVYGMAGGPMTTPEPRVTAVAWPQADMRELARQALTLAAAGRLRPTVGATYPLESAAEAHATIEARAVTGKSLLVLRPV from the coding sequence ATGCGTGCGGTGGTCTTGAGGCGGTACGGCGGGCCGGAGGCGCTGGTCGTGGAGGAGGTGCCGGACCCGGTGGCCGGGCCCGGGCAGGTGCTCGTGGAGGTGTCGGTGGCGGGCATCACGTTCGTGGAGACGCAGGTACGCGCCAACCGGGGGCCGCGGCAGGCCGAGCTGCCCGCGATCCTGGGCAACGGCGTCGCGGGGACGGTGGCCGCGACCGGCGAAGGCGTCGACCCGGCGCTGACCGGCACGCCGGTGGTCAGCACGCTCGGCGGTCACGGCGGATACGCGGAGCTCGCGGTGGCGAGCGCCGACGACCTGATCCCGATCCCCGGCGGCCTGTCGCCCGAGTTCGCGGTGGCGCTGCTCGCGGACGGGCGCACCGCCGTCGGCCTGGCGCGGGCCGCCGCCCCCGAGCCCGGGGAGTGGGTGCTGGTCGAGGCGGCCGGCGGCGGCGTCGGCAGCCTGCTGGTGCAGCTCGCCACGGCCGCGGGGGCGCGCGTGGTGGGCGCGGCGAGCAGCGCCGCCAAGCGCGACCTGGCGGCGAGCCTGGGCGCGGAGCTGACGGTCGACTACACCGACCCCGGCTGGACCCGCCTGGTACGCGACGCGACCGGCGGCCTCGACCTGGTCTTCGACGGGGTCGGCGGCCAGGTCGGCGCGGCGGCGCAGGGGCTGCTCAAGGACGGCGGCCGGTTGAGCGTGTACGGCATGGCGGGCGGTCCGATGACCACGCCGGAGCCGCGCGTGACGGCGGTCGCCTGGCCCCAGGCGGACATGCGGGAGCTGGCCAGGCAGGCCCTGACGCTGGCCGCCGCCGGCCGCCTGCGCCCGACCGTCGGCGCCACCTATCCCCTGGAGTCGGCCGCCGAGGCGCACGCCACCATCGAGGCCCGCGCGGTGACCGGCAAGAGCCTGCTCGTGCTCCGGCCCGTCTAG
- a CDS encoding tetratricopeptide repeat protein has product MIDGHRRPRGPYTVAAALLRHLVPQALERDGDLVAAHDIEIRAAAPELAPLVPLRRATIDAGLPEDERILVPAPRRTLRLANGLAEFFRDAVRPGQAIAVCNGAEADPTDTELLDVMMRRIPPDLLTIMLYSGGPDPPPDTRSADELWALVDRCMRDGFLHAAVELGERGMARTEPGGGHWWRFAQRTATALGGLGRADDARAIWDQVRSVSQDPAMHAASAYGTAMLDARHPDPAQRDLGRARRWINEAIAISTLLPEPLDRAFKLGFDLNGLALIELRHGRPDAALSLVESAVELARELRERHPLHRMVLLANRAQLLAALGHVKEAMEDYAAAIALDPAFPDYYLERGNLLFKLGRHEEALADFERAMRAGPPLPEAYYNRAELHTVRGDNEQALADLGRVIELDPSYLDAYINRAGLLAAVGRDEEALADVVAGLVLEPGNPHLLTVLGQLETAAGRLAAAGEALDRAVERAPGLAAAWGNRGVLRYAAGDLEGAVEDLSRAIGLRPEPDLYTNRAVALRALGRAAEAEADERRADRLS; this is encoded by the coding sequence TTGATCGACGGACATCGCCGGCCGCGCGGCCCCTACACTGTCGCCGCCGCCCTGCTGCGTCACCTGGTGCCGCAGGCTCTGGAACGGGACGGGGACCTGGTGGCGGCGCACGACATCGAGATCCGTGCCGCCGCCCCCGAACTCGCCCCTCTCGTGCCGCTCCGGCGGGCCACGATCGACGCCGGGCTGCCCGAGGACGAGCGCATCCTCGTGCCCGCGCCCCGCCGTACGCTGCGGCTGGCCAACGGGCTCGCGGAGTTCTTCAGGGACGCCGTACGCCCCGGGCAGGCGATCGCCGTGTGCAACGGCGCCGAGGCCGACCCGACGGACACCGAGCTGCTGGACGTCATGATGCGGCGGATCCCGCCGGACCTTCTCACGATCATGCTGTATTCCGGCGGCCCCGACCCGCCGCCCGACACCCGAAGCGCCGACGAGCTCTGGGCCCTGGTGGACCGGTGCATGCGCGACGGCTTCCTGCACGCCGCCGTCGAGCTGGGGGAGCGCGGCATGGCGCGCACCGAGCCGGGCGGCGGGCACTGGTGGCGCTTCGCGCAGCGCACCGCGACGGCGCTGGGCGGCCTCGGCCGCGCCGACGACGCCCGGGCGATCTGGGACCAGGTGCGCTCGGTCAGCCAGGATCCGGCGATGCACGCCGCCAGCGCGTACGGCACCGCCATGCTCGACGCCCGCCACCCCGACCCCGCACAACGGGACCTGGGCCGGGCCCGGCGCTGGATCAATGAGGCCATCGCCATCTCCACCCTGCTTCCGGAGCCCTTGGACCGGGCGTTCAAGCTGGGCTTCGACCTCAACGGCCTGGCGCTGATCGAGCTGCGCCACGGCCGGCCGGACGCGGCGCTGTCGCTGGTCGAGTCGGCCGTCGAGCTGGCACGCGAGCTGCGGGAGCGGCATCCGCTGCACCGGATGGTGCTGCTGGCCAACCGGGCCCAGCTGCTGGCCGCGCTCGGTCACGTCAAGGAGGCGATGGAGGACTACGCGGCGGCGATCGCGCTGGACCCGGCCTTTCCCGACTACTACCTGGAGCGGGGGAACCTGCTGTTCAAGCTAGGGCGGCACGAGGAGGCGCTGGCCGACTTCGAGCGGGCCATGCGGGCCGGGCCGCCGCTGCCCGAGGCGTACTACAACCGGGCGGAGCTGCACACCGTGCGGGGTGACAACGAGCAGGCGCTGGCCGACCTGGGACGGGTGATCGAGCTGGACCCGTCCTACCTGGACGCGTACATCAACCGGGCCGGGCTGCTGGCCGCGGTGGGCCGGGACGAGGAGGCCCTGGCCGACGTCGTCGCCGGGCTCGTCCTGGAGCCCGGCAACCCCCACCTGCTCACGGTGCTGGGGCAGCTGGAGACGGCGGCGGGGCGGCTGGCGGCGGCGGGGGAGGCGCTGGACCGCGCGGTGGAGCGCGCGCCCGGGCTGGCCGCCGCCTGGGGGAACCGGGGGGTGCTGCGGTACGCCGCCGGGGACCTGGAGGGGGCGGTCGAGGACCTGAGCCGGGCCATCGGGCTGCGGCCCGAGCCCGACCTGTACACCAACCGGGCCGTCGCCCTGCGCGCGCTCGGGCGGGCCGCCGAGGCCGAGGCGGACGAGCGGCGGGCCGATCGCCTCTCCTGA
- a CDS encoding DMT family transporter has translation MLLLFVSAAWGSAFPLMKDLILRLPVEDLLAERYLIAALTLLVIRPRCLRGLPRRTWIYGVVLGGMFGLGQAGQAAALHGLPSSLSGFAVGCGVVITPILALVLFKVKVPRRIWAGVVLALAGMTVFTLLRGMEDQEVSVLALGVTLAAAALYSGHTLLLAQLSKRGENFHAYALTVIQLFTIGLLTGVFAVRDGVVLPSGGSDWLILGHLAVVSCALGFLARSYGQAHVTAVPSAILMSSQPLWVAAISVIWFHEQIGWGMVVGGGLMAGAMLLALPSRTAALGKERPRPNHALLAVAARAARTLYDLRIKREDPLPLGGGQTPYLDRGACANREACPWHTRSLKGGAEPSLERLIERATVIVRARNLPGPGCCRSVTLLGRCLCDLMGEAEQARTKALPRWFRSQ, from the coding sequence GTGCTTCTGTTGTTCGTCAGCGCCGCTTGGGGGTCGGCGTTCCCGCTGATGAAAGACCTCATCCTCCGGTTACCGGTTGAGGATCTGCTCGCCGAGCGCTACCTGATCGCCGCGCTCACCCTCCTCGTCATCAGGCCGCGCTGCCTTAGGGGGCTGCCGCGCAGGACCTGGATCTACGGGGTCGTTCTCGGGGGCATGTTCGGGCTCGGCCAGGCCGGTCAGGCCGCCGCGCTGCACGGGCTGCCGTCCTCGCTGTCGGGGTTCGCCGTCGGCTGCGGCGTGGTGATCACGCCGATCCTGGCGCTCGTCCTGTTCAAGGTGAAAGTGCCGCGCCGGATCTGGGCGGGGGTGGTGCTCGCGCTGGCCGGGATGACCGTGTTCACGCTCCTGAGGGGGATGGAGGACCAGGAGGTCTCGGTGCTCGCGCTCGGGGTCACGCTGGCCGCCGCCGCCCTCTACTCCGGCCACACGCTGCTGCTGGCGCAGTTGTCCAAGCGGGGGGAGAACTTCCACGCGTACGCGCTGACGGTGATCCAGCTGTTCACCATCGGGCTGCTCACCGGGGTCTTCGCCGTCCGCGACGGGGTCGTGCTGCCGTCGGGAGGGTCCGACTGGCTGATCCTGGGGCACCTGGCCGTGGTGTCGTGCGCGCTGGGGTTCCTGGCCCGCTCGTACGGCCAGGCGCACGTCACGGCCGTGCCGAGCGCGATCCTCATGTCGTCGCAGCCACTCTGGGTGGCGGCGATCTCGGTGATCTGGTTCCACGAGCAGATCGGCTGGGGCATGGTCGTCGGCGGGGGGTTGATGGCCGGCGCGATGCTGCTCGCGCTTCCCTCGAGGACCGCCGCGCTGGGAAAAGAGCGCCCCCGGCCCAACCACGCCCTCCTCGCCGTCGCCGCACGGGCGGCCAGGACGCTGTACGACCTGAGGATCAAACGCGAGGATCCGCTGCCGCTCGGCGGCGGCCAGACGCCGTACCTCGACAGAGGGGCCTGCGCGAACAGAGAGGCGTGTCCCTGGCACACGCGCTCGCTCAAGGGCGGCGCGGAGCCCAGCCTGGAGCGGCTGATCGAACGGGCCACGGTCATCGTCCGGGCGCGGAATCTGCCGGGGCCGGGGTGCTGCCGGTCGGTCACCCTCCTGGGCCGGTGCCTGTGCGATCTGATGGGCGAGGCCGAGCAGGCCCGGACGAAAGCACTCCCACGTTGGTTTCGGTCCCAATAG
- a CDS encoding GNAT family N-acetyltransferase — protein MNLEIRRYRWSDLDTILALHRISLAEVGLVPGDGVYYDDDFPRIQEIYLGCGGDFLVGEVDRRVVAMGGLKPVDTATAEMCRLRVHPEFQRRGFGSAMLLALERRAVELGFERVRGDTTLSQEAALALYEREGWRELSRQQVGDHTVVYLEKRLAPPAVIEL, from the coding sequence ATGAACCTGGAGATCCGGCGCTATCGGTGGTCCGATCTCGACACCATCCTCGCACTCCACCGGATCTCCCTCGCCGAGGTGGGACTGGTGCCGGGCGACGGCGTCTACTACGACGACGACTTCCCGCGCATCCAGGAGATCTACCTGGGCTGCGGTGGTGACTTCCTGGTCGGCGAGGTGGACAGGCGAGTCGTCGCGATGGGCGGGCTGAAACCCGTCGACACGGCCACGGCCGAGATGTGCCGGCTGAGGGTGCATCCGGAGTTCCAGCGGCGCGGCTTCGGCTCGGCCATGCTGCTCGCACTCGAACGGCGCGCGGTGGAGCTCGGCTTCGAGCGCGTCAGAGGCGACACCACGCTCAGCCAGGAGGCCGCCCTCGCGCTCTACGAGCGAGAGGGATGGCGCGAGCTCTCCAGACAGCAGGTCGGCGACCACACGGTCGTGTACCTCGAAAAACGCCTGGCTCCTCCGGCGGTCATCGAGCTCTGA
- a CDS encoding XRE family transcriptional regulator: MSGRQHRETEIARRIRAKGLAAGRTSAQIADEIHEQCTPQFGTSRVKSHRLSYGIALADVIEQIRALFERDNKAMPGIGETLLSAYESGLKRPGPEYLHYLCTVYRVEPLELGFDGPCICGHGHRNPGVRLGDSTERPLTPAKCESEPPPEPEGDEDENILRRTMLNLLNPGTSAATELDGPVLGACEGIRRRMDETLVMATVSAAMLDQWEEATASFGRQYTTTAPLRLLCDVMLEMSSVRAALSRRQPIDLHERLMRIAAQLAGLSGMIMINLGDHRLARSFFRTGRTAADETGDRALRAWITARESLVPLYFGDAREALNLAKKSRDLAGTLPCPAQAMAPVVEARALAMLSGAENKKEIVDQAKRALARARNAFSHMRPEHQEDMAFGYTEKQLYFYQGDVLTKLGQTLEAEVVLDQALDKYEDHILDQTLIRLDQATCRMIDGEFDSALDIATKALGMLGDEYMTDFIMRPALTLEQAITARDANNKKLEEYRAQLRRPRVQMKEAGA; encoded by the coding sequence ATGTCCGGCAGACAGCACAGGGAAACGGAGATCGCACGGCGGATCAGAGCCAAGGGCCTGGCCGCCGGACGCACTTCGGCCCAGATAGCTGACGAGATCCATGAGCAGTGCACTCCGCAGTTCGGTACCAGCCGCGTCAAATCCCACCGTCTTTCCTACGGCATCGCGCTGGCGGACGTCATCGAGCAGATCAGAGCTCTGTTCGAGCGTGACAACAAGGCGATGCCCGGCATCGGAGAGACCCTGCTGTCGGCCTACGAGAGCGGGCTCAAGCGTCCAGGGCCCGAATACCTGCACTACCTGTGCACGGTCTATCGGGTGGAGCCGCTGGAGCTCGGCTTCGACGGGCCGTGCATCTGCGGTCACGGGCACCGCAATCCGGGCGTGCGGCTGGGAGACAGCACGGAGCGGCCGTTAACGCCGGCGAAGTGCGAGAGCGAGCCGCCTCCGGAGCCCGAGGGCGACGAGGACGAGAACATCCTCCGGCGCACCATGCTCAACCTGCTCAACCCGGGGACCAGCGCCGCCACCGAGCTCGACGGGCCGGTGCTCGGCGCGTGCGAGGGCATCAGGCGCCGGATGGACGAGACGCTCGTCATGGCCACGGTGTCGGCGGCGATGCTCGACCAGTGGGAAGAGGCCACGGCGAGCTTCGGCCGCCAGTACACGACGACGGCCCCCCTGCGCCTCCTGTGCGACGTGATGCTCGAGATGAGCTCCGTACGCGCGGCGCTGTCCCGCCGTCAGCCCATCGACCTGCACGAACGCCTGATGCGGATAGCGGCCCAGCTGGCGGGGCTGAGCGGCATGATCATGATCAATCTCGGGGACCACCGGCTGGCCCGCTCCTTCTTCAGGACCGGGCGCACCGCCGCCGACGAGACGGGCGACCGCGCGCTGCGAGCGTGGATCACCGCCCGCGAGTCGCTCGTCCCGCTCTACTTCGGGGACGCCCGCGAGGCGCTCAACCTGGCGAAGAAGAGCCGTGACCTGGCCGGCACCCTGCCCTGCCCCGCGCAGGCGATGGCGCCGGTCGTCGAGGCGCGGGCGCTGGCCATGCTCTCGGGCGCCGAGAACAAGAAGGAGATCGTCGACCAGGCGAAACGCGCGCTGGCCAGGGCCAGGAACGCCTTCTCCCACATGCGGCCCGAGCACCAGGAGGACATGGCCTTCGGCTACACGGAGAAGCAGCTCTACTTCTACCAGGGCGACGTGCTCACCAAGCTCGGCCAGACCCTGGAGGCCGAGGTGGTGCTCGACCAGGCGCTGGACAAGTACGAGGACCACATCCTCGACCAGACGCTGATCAGGCTCGACCAGGCCACGTGCCGCATGATCGACGGGGAGTTCGACTCCGCGCTGGACATCGCCACCAAGGCGCTGGGGATGCTCGGCGACGAGTACATGACCGACTTCATCATGCGTCCCGCCCTGACGCTCGAACAGGCCATCACGGCCCGTGACGCCAACAACAAGAAGCTCGAGGAGTACAGGGCCCAACTGCGCCGGCCGAGGGTCCAGATGAAAGAGGCCGGTGCATGA